The genomic DNA CGGACGGGGCCACGGCGGCCTCCGGCGAGCTGCCGGTGCAACTGCACGTGGCCGACCCCGACCCGTACGAGACGCACGACTGGCTGACGGCCTGGTATCTGCGGATGGGCCGGGCCGGCGCCGACGTGGAGGTCTTCCGGTACCCGGGTGCGGGGCACCTGTTCACCGACCCGGGCCTGGCGGACTACGACGCGGAGGCGGCGCAGTCCGCCTGGCCGGTGGCGGACGCGTTCGTGGCGGAGCTGGACGTACGCTCCGCCACGTGACGCGGGGTCCTACGCGCCGAGCTTGTCCAGTTCGGCCGGGAGCGCGTTGCTCTCGACCTTCTTGCCGTCGATCTTGATGGTCGGCGTGCCCTCGATGCCGGCGTCGTTGAAGCTGTCGATCATCTCCAGGGCCCACTTGTCGAACGTGCCCTTTTCGACGTTCTTCTGGAACTGCTTGTTGCCCTTGAGCTCGTCGACGTTCTTGGCGACGTCCAGCAGGTACTCGTTGTCGGCGAACTTGTCCTCGCTCTCCGCCGGGTGGTGGTCCGCGGAGTAGAGCAGGCCGTGGTACTCCTTGAACGCCTCGGTGCTGACGTCCAGCGCGGCGCCCAGGGCGCTGGCGGCGTTCTTGGAGCCGTTGCCGCCGAAGTTGCCGTCGATGATCGCGCCGAGGTGGACGCGGAGCTGGTACTTGTCGCCCTCGGCGCCCTTCTTGATCCGCTCGCCCAACTGCTGCTCGAACTGCGCGCACGCGGGGCAGCGCAGGTCCTCGTAGACGTCGACGGTCTTCTCGGCGTCCTTGCCGCCGAGCACGACGGCGGTGCCCTTGTCGCCCTCGGCGTTCGCCGGCTGGACGAGCTTGGCGTTCTTCGCCGCGCCCCAGTCCTTGTCGCTGCCGTCGTCGCCGCCGAGCGTGGTCACCGCGAAGGCGACGCCGCCGACGACGGCCAGCAGACCGACGACGGCACCGCCGACGAAGAGCTGCCGGCGCACCTTCTCCTTCTTGGCCTGCTTCTCGCGCTCGATGCGCAGCCGCTCGCGCGCGGCCCGCTTGGCTTCCTGGCTGTTTCGCTTGCTCATGGTGGGAGGTCCCTAGGTGGTCGGTGTGGCTGTGTCCGTGCTTCTTCGGCCCGGCTGCCCGATCAGGCAGCGGCCGGGCACGGCGGGCCACGCCGCAGGACCGAGTGGAGCAGGTGCGGCTGCGGGCGGACGGCGCGGGTACGGTCCGACCTGCAGCCGGGGCGGCCGGTGCTCCGCACCGGGGCGACGGTGACGATCGCGACGGCCAGCAGCAGCGGCCGGAAGGCGACGGCCGCGGCGGCGCGCAGCAGCCCGGCGAGGGCCGCCTCGCCGCGGCGCAGCCAGGCGGCGGCGACCAGGCCGACGCCGACGTGGGCGGCGAGCAGCAGCCAGGGGCTGGCGGCGGTGCCGGCCAGGGCCTCGCCGCGGGCGGTCATCCGGGCCAGCGGGGTGCCGAACTCGCCGGAGCAGAGGAGGTCGAGCCCCAGGGAGCGCATGGAGCCCGCGACGGGGCCGCCGGACTGGCCGTAGCAGGTGTGCTGGCCGGTGGTGAAGACGGTGTCCGCCGCCAGCTCCAGCGGCACGAGCAGGGCCGCGATGCTCCAGTAGCCGCGCTCGCGGCGGCCGGCGAGCAGAAAGGCGACGACGAAGACGCCGGCGGAGAGCGCGGCCAGCATGCCGAGGGGCAGAGGGTTGGCGGACAGCAGCACGTGGGCGCCCGCGGACAGGCTGATGCACAGCGCGGTGAAGACCGCCGCGCGCATCACCCTGATCGTTACGGCTGCGTGTTCCATCGTGCGTGATTCTGCCACGGCGGACCGTAAACCGGTGCTAAAGGGGAGGCCCGGCTTCAGTACGGCCGGGGGACCGCGGTGTCAGTGCCGCGTCCTAGACTTCCCAGCGTCCTGCCCGAGCCCTCGCGCCCACCGTCTGCTGGAGGTCCTCCGTCGTGGCCAAGCCGCCTTTTACGCATCTGCATGTGCACACGCAGTATTCGCTGCTGGATGGGGCGGCGCGGTTGAAGGATATGTTCGCGGCGTGCCGTGAGATGGGGATGTCGCATATCGCGATGACGGATCATGGGAATCTTCATGGTGCGTATGACTTTTTTGCGCAGGCGTCGGCGGCTGGGGTGACGCCGATCATCGGTATCGAGGCGTATGTGGCGCCGGAGTCGCGGCGGAACAAGCGGAAGGTGCAGTGGGGGCAGCCGCATCAGAAGCGTGATGACGTGTCGGGTTCCGGTGGGTATACGCACAAGACGATCTGGGCGTCTTCCCGTACGGGTTTGCATAATTTGTTCCGGTTGTCGTCTGATGCGTACAAGGAGGGGTGGCTGCAGAAGTGGCCGCGGATGGACAAGGAGGTGATCGCCGAGCATGCGGAGGGGTTGATCGCTTCTACGGGGTGTCCTTCGGGTGAGGTGCAGACGCGGTTGCGGCTGGGGCAGTTCGACGAGGCGCTGGCGGCGGCGGCGTGGTATCAGGAGGTGTTCGGGAAGCAGCGGTATTTCCTGGAGCTGATGGATCACGGGATCGAGATCGAGCGGCGGGTGCGGGACGGGCTGCTGGAGATCGGGCGGAAGCTGGGGATTCCCCCGCTGGTGACGAATGACTCGCATTACACGTATGCGCAGGAGGCGGGGGCGCATGATGCGTTGTTGTGTATTCAGACGGGGAAGAATCTTTCTGATCCGGACCGGTTCAGGTTCGACGGGACGGGTTATTACCTGAAGTCGACCGAGGAGATGTATGCGGTCGATTCCTCGGATGCCTGGCAGGAGGGGTGTGCGAACACGCTGCTGGTGGCGGAGCAGATCGATACCGCGGGGTGGTTCGAGAAGCGCGACCTGATGCCCCGGTTCGAGGTGCCCGACGGCTACAGCGAGGTCACCTGGTTCCAGGAGGAGGTCCGCCGCGGCATGGCCCGCCGCTACCCGGGCGGCGTCCCGGAGGACCGCCAGCGGCAGTCTGAGTACGAGATGGACGTCATCATCCAGATGGGGTTCCCGGGGTACTTCCTGGTGGTCGCGGACTTCATCATGTGGGCGAAGAACGCGGGGATCGCGGTCGGTCCCGGCCGTGGCTCGGCGGCGGGTTCGATCGTGTCGTACGCGATGGGGATCACGGACCTGGATCCGATCGAGCACGGGCTGATCTTCGAGCGGTTCCTGAATCCGGAGCGGGTGTCGATGCCGGATGTGGACATCGACTTCGACGAGCGCAGGCGGGCGGAGGTGATCCGCTACGTCACGGAGAAGTACGGTGCCGACAAGGTCGCGATGATCGGCACGTACGGGACGATCAAGGCGAAGAACGCGATCAAGGACTCCGCGCGGGTGCTCGGGTATCCGTATGCGATGGGCGACCGCATCACCAAGGCCATGCCCGCCGACGTGCTCGGCAAGGGCATCCCGCTCTCCGGCATCACCGACCCCGACCACCCCCGGTACTCGGAGGCGGGCGAGGTCCGCGGGCTGTACGAGAACGAGCCGGACGTGAAGAAGGTCATCGACACCGCGCGGGGCGTCGAGGGCCTGGTGCGGCAGATGGGCGTGCACGCGGCCGGCGTGATCATGTCCAGCGAGCCGATCGTCGACCACGTCCCGGTCTGGGTGCGGCACAGCGACCAGGTGACGATCACGCAGTGGGACTACCCGACATGCGAATCGCTCGGCCTGCTGAAGATGGACTTCCTCGGCCTGCGGAACCTCACCATCATGGACGACGCCGTCAAGATGGTGAAGCAGAACAAGGGCCGGGACATCGAGCTGCTGTCGCTGCCGCTCGACGACCCCACGACCTTCGAACTGCTGGGCCGCGGGGACACCCTCGGCGTCTTCCAGTTCGACGGCGGGCCCATGCGCTCCCTGCTGCGCATGATGAAGCCCGACAACTTCGAGGACATCTCCGCGGTCTCGGCGCTGTACCGGCCGGGTCCCATGGGCATGAACTCGCACATCAACTACGCGCTGCGCAAGAACGGCCAGCAGGAGATCACCCCGATCCACCCGGAGCTCGAGGAACCGCTGAAGGAGGTCCTCGACATCACCTACGGCCTGATCGTGTATCAGGAGCAGGTGCAGAAGGCCGCGCAGGTGCTCGCCGGCTATTCGCTGGGCCAGGCGGACCTGCTGCGCCGGGCGATGGGCAAGAAGAAGAAGGAAGTACTCGACGCCGAGTTCGTCAACTTCCAGAAGGGCGCCCGCGAGAAGGGCTACAGCGACCAGGCCATCCAGGCCGTCTGGGACGTCCTGGTCCCCTTCGCGGGGTACGCGTTCAACAAGGCGCACTCCTCCGCGTACGGCCTCGTCTCCTATTGGACGGCGTATCTCAAGGCGAACTATCCCGCCGAGTACATGGCCGCGCTGCTGACGTCCGTGCGCGACGACAAGGACAAGTCGGCGGTCTATCTGAACGAGTGCCGGAAGATGGGCATCAAGGTGCTACCGCCGGATGTCAACGAGTCCGACGCCAACTTCACTCCCCGCGGTGATGACACGATCGTGTTCGGTCTGACGGCCGTGCGCAACGTCGGGCAGAACGTGGTGGAGTCGATCGTTCGCAACCGCAAGGCCAAGGGTCGCTACGCGTCGTTCCCCGACTTCCTCGACAAGGTCGACGCCGTCGTCTGCAACAAGCGCACCGTCGAGTCGCTGATCAAGGCGGGTGCGTTCGACGCCCTCGGGCACACCCGCAAGGGCCTCACCGCGCAGTACGAGCCGATGATCGACAACGTGGTGTCGGTCAAGCGGAAGGAGGCGGAGGGGCAGTTCGACCTCTTCGGCGGCATGGGGGAGGAGGCCGCGGCGGACGAGCCGGGCTTCGGGCTCGACGTGCAGTTCACCGACGAGGAGTGGGAGAAGTCCTATCTCCTCGCCCAGGAGCGGGAGATGCTCGGCCTCTACGTCTCCGACCACCCCCTCTTCGGCATCGAGCACGTGCTGGGAGACAAGGCGGACGCCTCCATCGCGGCGCTCAACGGGGGTGACCACGCCGACGGGGCCATCGTCACCATCGGCGGCATCATCTCCGGACTGCAGCGCAAGATGACCAAGCAGGGCAACGCCTGGGCCATCGCCACCGTCGAGGACCTCGGCGGCTCCATCGACTGCATGTTCTTTCCGGCCACCTACCAGTTGGTCTCCACCCAACTCGTCGAGGACGCCATCGTGTTCGTCAAGGGACGGCTCGACAAGCGCGAGGACGTGCCGCGGCTGGTCGCCATGGAACTCGCCGTCCCCGACCTGTCGGAGGTGTCCGCGAACGCGCCGGTGACGATCACGATCCCCACGGTCAAGGTCACCCCGCCGCTGGTGGAGAAGCTGGGCGAGGTGCTGTCGCAGCACCGCGGCGGCACGGAGGTACGGGTGAAGCTCCAGGGCTCCCGCACCACCACCGTGCTCCGCCTCGACCGGCACCGGGTGACGTCGGACCCGGCGCTCTTCGGCGACCTGAAGGCACTCCTCGGCCCCTCCTGTCTGGCAGGCTGACGGGCGCCGGCCGCCGGGCCGGGGACGGCCCGGCCCGGCGGCCACGCGCCGGCATGCACGGGCGCGCCCGCGAGGAGCGCGCCCGCCGGGCCGCACTCAGTTGTGACCGAAGCGCTTTTCCTTGTGCTTCTGGGTCTTGTGGCTCCCGGAGCCGGGGTTCACCGCCTCGCTGACCTGGTCGGGCGGGGGCCTGCCCGCCGAGGGGGAGTCGCTCTCCATGCCGCGCTCCTCCGGCGGGGCGGCGGCGCGGTCGTTCTGGCGGTTTCTGTTCTTACGGCTCATGGGGCTCACCGCTCCCCGGCCCGGGGACGCCGGCCGGCGTCGCCCGCGGGCGCCTCGGCCCGGGCGTCCGGCGGCGGGGGCTCGTCGAAGGACTGCCGCCGGCCGCGGTCGGGTATGCCCGCCGGCGAGCCGGCGTACTTGTCCCGGTGGGAATGCTGTTGCTGTTTTTTCTCGCGGTTCTTGCGCTTACCCATCACTGATCCTTTACAGGCGCGGACCCCCGCGGAGATCACCTTCGCACGGCCTGAGATGCCTCGCATGTCGGATAATTACCGTGCGTAGTACGCGCTGTTCATGGCCGGGCATCGGTGTCCGCCACGCCGATGATCGATGCCCTGCTGTTAACCACCCCTCAGTGGGGCAGACTCGAAGGCAACCCGACGTGAACTCCGCGGCATGGGCCCGGAACCGGCTGAGAAGAGGGTGAATCGTGGACCGCTGCGTCGTCCTGGTGGACGCCGGCTACCTGCTGGGCGCCGCCGCGAGCCTGCTCGCCGGGGAACCCGCCCGCTCCCGGATCACCGTCGACCACCCCGCGCTCATCCAGGGCCTGCGGGACCAGGCCGAAGCGGACACCGGCCAGCGGCTGCTGCGGATCTACTGGTTCGACGGCGCCCCCGACCGCGTACCGCAGCCGGAACACCGGCGGCTGCGCGTGATGTCCCGCGTCACCGTCCGCCTCGGCGCGCTCACCCGCAGCGACGGCCGCTGGGCGCAGAAGGGCGTCGACGCCGCGATGCACGCGGAGCTGACCGAGCTGGCCCGCAACCGCGCCTGCGCCGATGTCGTGCTCGTCACCGGCGACGGCGACCTGCTGCCCGGGATGATGTCCGCGAAGGAGCACGGCGTCGCCGTGCACCTGTGGGCGGTCCAGGCCGCCGACGGGGACTACAACCAGTCCGAGGACCTGGTCGCCGAGGCCGACGAGCGGCGCGTGCTCGACCGGGCCTGGATCACCCGCGCCATGCAGGCCAAGGACCTCACCGGCATCTGCGCCCCCAGCCCCGTGCCGCGGCCCGAGATCGCCGCGATCCTCTCCGCCCCGCCCTCGGAGAACTCCGTCGCGGGCAAGCAGACGGCCGTCGCCAACGGCACCGCGCAGGCCACCGCCCCGGTCACCGAGCGCCGCCACGACGACGCGGGTACGGCCCCCGACGCCGTACCCGATGACGAGGACGACCCCGGCGGCAAGGGCGGCGTGCCCACCCCGAAGGACCTCGCGAGCCTGGGCCGCCCCGCCGTGCCCGAGGGCCGCCACGGGCACCCCGTGGGCAACGCCACCCTGCGCTGGTCGTCCGACCGCGGCTGGGTGGAGCGGCCGGGGGCGGAGCCCCCGGACGTCGCCGGGCTGCCCACGCTCGCCCAGCTCACCACCGCGGAGCAGCGCTGGGCGGACCGCGAGGAGGACATCACCGTCATCGGCGGCGACCCGTTCGAGGTGGGGCAGGTCTTCGCCAGGCGCTGGATGGAGCGGCTGGCGGACCAGGCGAAGCTGCGGCTGCTGGCCGGGCAGTACCCGCGTATCCCGCACCGCATCGACGGCGAGCTGCTGCGCTACGCCGCCCGCTTCGGGCTGCTGGCGCACAAGGACGACCAGATCGACGAGCGCGACCGGTACGCGATCCGGGCCGGGTTCTGGCGCGAGGTGGACGTCAGCTCCGCCGCCGAGCACGCGCAGGCCGCGGAGCCGGAGGCGTAGGGCCCGGCGGCGTCGTGCGCCGCCCGCGAGTCCGCCGTACGAACCCGGCCCCGCCCGCCCGGGCCCGCCTCAGGACGTCGGGGAGCCCCAGCCCTGCCAGCCGCCCGTCGGCGGCGGGGGCGCCTGCGGCTCCGGGTCGCGCGGCCCGAACAGCCCGGTCAGCACCAGGTGCACGGCCATGGCCGCCCCCGGCCAGGCCAGCAGCGCACCCTTGGCCTTCAGCTCCAGCGGCGCTTCCAAGTGGCTGCCGTCGCTCATCTCGCTGGCGCGCTGCGCCACGTTCCCCGGCGGGCCCAGCCAGATGCCGAACCGCCAGGCGACCACGGCACCGATCAGCGAGCCCAGCGCCAGCCCCAGCACCAGCGGCAGCCCGCCGCGGCGCCGCCACAGGAACACCGCCAGCGCCGTCACCGCGCCGAAGGCCAGCCCCAGCAGCGCGAACGTGCCGTCGATGGAGATGGCGTCCTCGCTCTCGCTCTCCTTCAGCCAGGCATCGCCCCCGCGCACCACCAGCGGCACCCGGGGCGCGAACTGCTCCCAGAGGAAGCCCAGCAGCAGGCCCAGGGCCGCCACGCCCACCATGAGCAGGAACGCCTGCCACAGCTCCCCGGCGAGATCGGTGTCGTCCTCGCCCCCGGCGTTCCGGCCGCCCTTCCCGCCCGTCGGTTTGCCGCCGCCGCCGGAGGCGGGCGGGTACTGCCACGGGTTGTGGCCCGGCTGCTCGTGCGGGGGTTGCCCATGCGGTGTCAGGGGAGCTGTCACCCCGTCATCGTGCCAGGGCCGGGGCCGCCCGCCGTAGCCAGGACGGCCGTTCGGAATGTCGCCGTGACCGCCGGCGCTCACGAGCGCAGCGCCGCCCGGCGGTACGCCCACGTCGCCGCCGCCAGCGCGGGCACCCCGACACCGGCGCAAACCCCCAGGTCGGCGAGGACCGCGGCCCAGTCGGGGCTGGGCGTGAAGGTCTCCATCAGCGCCTCCACGCCGTACGTGGACGGCAGCAGGTCGCGCGCGAAGGCCACCGCCCCCGGCATCCGCTCCGCGGGCAGCACCCCGAGCAGCAGCGCCGCCGACATGCCGAGCTGGCCGCAGAGCGTCGCCAGCTCGGGCCGCGGCGCCAGCAGCCCGAGCACCGCCCCGAGCCCGGCCAGCGCGGCGCCGGACAGCGGTACGACGGCCACGAGGATCCACAGGTGCGTCAGCGGCAGCTCGAAGAGGAGGCTGCCGGTCACGGCCGTGACGACGGTACCGGGGACGGTGAACGAGGCGTACGCGCCGGCCGCGCCGAGCACCACCGCGGCGGGCGGCACCGGGAGCGTCGCGTAGTGGTCGAGGCCGCCGGTGGCGCGCAACTGGCCGAAGTACTGGGCGAGCAGGTTCAGCGCCACGAACGCCACGATCAGCACCGTCGACCCGGCGACCACGGCGTGGGCCTCGGAGCTGCGCGCTTCGGCGTCGACCACGCCGCGCATCAGGACCATGATCCCGATGGACTGGAAGGTGGCGACGAAGAGCAGCGGGAGCCGGGCGACTTTGGCGCGGGAGAGCTGGGCGCGGTAGACGGCGGCGAGGGCGGGGAGGAGCGGCACGCGGGGCGCGAGCGGGACGGACGCGGCGGGCCGGGCGGAGCCCTGGCCGGTGCTCCCGGCGGCTCCGGTGTCCTCGGCGGCTCCGTCCGGCATGGCGGTCACCCCTGCGGTCCCGTTCGCGGGGGCGGGCCCGGGTACCGCCGGTCCCGTAGCCGCGGGCCCCGGGCCGTCGGGCGGGGCCTGCGCGAGGCCGAGGTGTCCGTCCGTCATGCCTTCACCAGTCCCTCGTCCCGCCCGCCGAGGGCCAGGTACACGTCCTCCAGGCTCGGCGTCGTCAGCGTGAAGTCGTCCAGCGCGGCGAACGCGGGACCGCCCGTGACCGCCGCGACCGCGGCGCGCGCCGCGTCCTCCGGCAGCCGCAGCGTCCAGCGGCGGCCCGTGCGGCGGGCGGTGCGGGCCAGCTCCGCGATCTGCGGCAGGTCGAGCGGCGGCTCGTCGCGCCAGACCAGGTCCACCCGGACCTCCCCGCCCACCAGGGCCTTCAGCCCGGCGGGGGAGTCGCAGGCGATGACCCGGCCGCGGTCGAGCACGGCGACCCGGTCGAGCACGGTCTCGGCCTCGATGACGTTGTGCGTGACGAGCAGCACGGTCGCGCCCCGCTCGGCCCGGCGCCGGTCGATCGCCGCCCACACGGCGCGGCGGGCCACCGGGTCCATCGCCGTGGTCGGCTCGTCCAGCACCAGCAGCGGGCGCTCGCCGACCAGCGCCGCCGCCACGCACGCCAGCCGCCGCTCGCCGCCGGAGAGCCGGCGCAGCGGGCGGTCGGCGAGGCGGTCGAGGCCGAGTTCGCCGAGCACCGCGTCGCGTTCCGTGCGGGCCGCGGCCGCGGGCAGGCCGCGCAGCCGGGCGGTGGTCTCGGCGGCCAGCGCCACCGTCAGGTCGTCCAGCGCCGTGGACTCCTGGCCGAGGTACGCCAGCAGCCGCGCGGCCAGCTCCGGGCGGCGTACGAGGTCGTGGCCGAACAGCTCGATGCTGCCGGAGTCGGGCCGCAGCAGGCCGGTGAGCTGGCGTACGAGGGTGGACTTGCCGGCGCCGTTGGGGCCGAGGAGGCCGAAGA from Streptomyces sp. CMB-StM0423 includes the following:
- a CDS encoding ABC transporter ATP-binding protein; protein product: MRALVKTYPAPRERRRRRRAARGDAERPASPAGPVRACDGVALDIHAGEIFGLLGPNGAGKSTLVRQLTGLLRPDSGSIELFGHDLVRRPELAARLLAYLGQESTALDDLTVALAAETTARLRGLPAAAARTERDAVLGELGLDRLADRPLRRLSGGERRLACVAAALVGERPLLVLDEPTTAMDPVARRAVWAAIDRRRAERGATVLLVTHNVIEAETVLDRVAVLDRGRVIACDSPAGLKALVGGEVRVDLVWRDEPPLDLPQIAELARTARRTGRRWTLRLPEDAARAAVAAVTGGPAFAALDDFTLTTPSLEDVYLALGGRDEGLVKA
- a CDS encoding ABC transporter permease, with product MPDGAAEDTGAAGSTGQGSARPAASVPLAPRVPLLPALAAVYRAQLSRAKVARLPLLFVATFQSIGIMVLMRGVVDAEARSSEAHAVVAGSTVLIVAFVALNLLAQYFGQLRATGGLDHYATLPVPPAAVVLGAAGAYASFTVPGTVVTAVTGSLLFELPLTHLWILVAVVPLSGAALAGLGAVLGLLAPRPELATLCGQLGMSAALLLGVLPAERMPGAVAFARDLLPSTYGVEALMETFTPSPDWAAVLADLGVCAGVGVPALAAATWAYRRAALRS
- the dnaE gene encoding DNA polymerase III subunit alpha; translated protein: MAKPPFTHLHVHTQYSLLDGAARLKDMFAACREMGMSHIAMTDHGNLHGAYDFFAQASAAGVTPIIGIEAYVAPESRRNKRKVQWGQPHQKRDDVSGSGGYTHKTIWASSRTGLHNLFRLSSDAYKEGWLQKWPRMDKEVIAEHAEGLIASTGCPSGEVQTRLRLGQFDEALAAAAWYQEVFGKQRYFLELMDHGIEIERRVRDGLLEIGRKLGIPPLVTNDSHYTYAQEAGAHDALLCIQTGKNLSDPDRFRFDGTGYYLKSTEEMYAVDSSDAWQEGCANTLLVAEQIDTAGWFEKRDLMPRFEVPDGYSEVTWFQEEVRRGMARRYPGGVPEDRQRQSEYEMDVIIQMGFPGYFLVVADFIMWAKNAGIAVGPGRGSAAGSIVSYAMGITDLDPIEHGLIFERFLNPERVSMPDVDIDFDERRRAEVIRYVTEKYGADKVAMIGTYGTIKAKNAIKDSARVLGYPYAMGDRITKAMPADVLGKGIPLSGITDPDHPRYSEAGEVRGLYENEPDVKKVIDTARGVEGLVRQMGVHAAGVIMSSEPIVDHVPVWVRHSDQVTITQWDYPTCESLGLLKMDFLGLRNLTIMDDAVKMVKQNKGRDIELLSLPLDDPTTFELLGRGDTLGVFQFDGGPMRSLLRMMKPDNFEDISAVSALYRPGPMGMNSHINYALRKNGQQEITPIHPELEEPLKEVLDITYGLIVYQEQVQKAAQVLAGYSLGQADLLRRAMGKKKKEVLDAEFVNFQKGAREKGYSDQAIQAVWDVLVPFAGYAFNKAHSSAYGLVSYWTAYLKANYPAEYMAALLTSVRDDKDKSAVYLNECRKMGIKVLPPDVNESDANFTPRGDDTIVFGLTAVRNVGQNVVESIVRNRKAKGRYASFPDFLDKVDAVVCNKRTVESLIKAGAFDALGHTRKGLTAQYEPMIDNVVSVKRKEAEGQFDLFGGMGEEAAADEPGFGLDVQFTDEEWEKSYLLAQEREMLGLYVSDHPLFGIEHVLGDKADASIAALNGGDHADGAIVTIGGIISGLQRKMTKQGNAWAIATVEDLGGSIDCMFFPATYQLVSTQLVEDAIVFVKGRLDKREDVPRLVAMELAVPDLSEVSANAPVTITIPTVKVTPPLVEKLGEVLSQHRGGTEVRVKLQGSRTTTVLRLDRHRVTSDPALFGDLKALLGPSCLAG
- a CDS encoding NYN domain-containing protein, whose protein sequence is MDRCVVLVDAGYLLGAAASLLAGEPARSRITVDHPALIQGLRDQAEADTGQRLLRIYWFDGAPDRVPQPEHRRLRVMSRVTVRLGALTRSDGRWAQKGVDAAMHAELTELARNRACADVVLVTGDGDLLPGMMSAKEHGVAVHLWAVQAADGDYNQSEDLVAEADERRVLDRAWITRAMQAKDLTGICAPSPVPRPEIAAILSAPPSENSVAGKQTAVANGTAQATAPVTERRHDDAGTAPDAVPDDEDDPGGKGGVPTPKDLASLGRPAVPEGRHGHPVGNATLRWSSDRGWVERPGAEPPDVAGLPTLAQLTTAEQRWADREEDITVIGGDPFEVGQVFARRWMERLADQAKLRLLAGQYPRIPHRIDGELLRYAARFGLLAHKDDQIDERDRYAIRAGFWREVDVSSAAEHAQAAEPEA
- a CDS encoding thioredoxin domain-containing protein, which translates into the protein MSKRNSQEAKRAARERLRIEREKQAKKEKVRRQLFVGGAVVGLLAVVGGVAFAVTTLGGDDGSDKDWGAAKNAKLVQPANAEGDKGTAVVLGGKDAEKTVDVYEDLRCPACAQFEQQLGERIKKGAEGDKYQLRVHLGAIIDGNFGGNGSKNAASALGAALDVSTEAFKEYHGLLYSADHHPAESEDKFADNEYLLDVAKNVDELKGNKQFQKNVEKGTFDKWALEMIDSFNDAGIEGTPTIKIDGKKVESNALPAELDKLGA